A window of Caldisericaceae bacterium genomic DNA:
AACCTACTAAACCAGAAACAGGCTACGGATACATAAAGATCGGAGAGGATCTTAGCAATTTTAATAAAGTAGATCAGTTTGTTGAAAAGCCTGACTTTGAAACTGCAAAAACGTATCTTGAAAGTGGTGCATATTTCTGGAATTCAGGCATGTTTGCCTTTAAGATTTCTACTTTTCTTGAAGAATTAAAAGCATATGAGCAAAAAATTTTTGAAAATATACAAAAAGGTTTTGACTACGCTTTAAAGAATTTTAAAGATATGCCAACAATATCAATAGACTATGCGCTAATGGAGAAGTCCAAAAAAGTTTCAGTCGTTCCAATGGATATATTCTGGAGTGATATAGGGTCTTGGGATTCGTTTTATGATATTATAGAGCACGATCAGGATGGTAACGTTTTAGTTGGTGATGTAGAGACAATTGACGTAAAAAATTCTCTTATATTTGCTAACGATAGGTTAGTTGCCGTAACTAACGTAGAAGATTTGATTGTTTTAGAAACTGATGATGCTATTCTTGTTACAAAGCGTGGAAATGGACAAAATGTAAAGGAAATTATTGAGAAACTTAAGAAAGAGAATAGAAAAGAAGCAATTGAACACCGAGAAATTTTTAGACCCTGGGGTAGCTATAAAACTCTTGAAACAGGTGATAGGTACAGAATAAAGAGGGTTGTTGTAAAACCTGGTGAATCTTTAAGCTTACAGATGCATTACCATAGGAGTGAGCACTGGGTTGTAATCCGAGGCACAGCGCAAGTTACTATCGGGGATAAAACATTTTTTGTGCATGAAGGGGAAAGTACTTTTGTTCCAAAATCTACATTGCATAGGTTAGCAAACCTTGGTAAAATTCCCCTTGAGATTATAGAAGTGCAGAATGGAGAATACGTTGAAGAGGATGATATTGTAAGATTTGAGGATAAGTACGGAAGGGTCGATAAATGAGTATAGATAGCACCATTTTTAGAATGTACGATATCCGTGGAGAAGTGGATAAGAACTTTACGGAAGATG
This region includes:
- a CDS encoding mannose-1-phosphate guanylyltransferase/mannose-6-phosphate isomerase gives rise to the protein MKVIILAGGKGTRLWPMSREKYSKQFLNLVDDTPLIEASYQRALKIVGPEDIVTITNKDYYFYTKEICDKFSPSLSRNIITEPVGKNTAPAIALSVQYLIDKLGSSQDEIVYIFTSDHLIKPLDKFITYMEVARNAAEKGYLVTFGIKPTKPETGYGYIKIGEDLSNFNKVDQFVEKPDFETAKTYLESGAYFWNSGMFAFKISTFLEELKAYEQKIFENIQKGFDYALKNFKDMPTISIDYALMEKSKKVSVVPMDIFWSDIGSWDSFYDIIEHDQDGNVLVGDVETIDVKNSLIFANDRLVAVTNVEDLIVLETDDAILVTKRGNGQNVKEIIEKLKKENRKEAIEHREIFRPWGSYKTLETGDRYRIKRVVVKPGESLSLQMHYHRSEHWVVIRGTAQVTIGDKTFFVHEGESTFVPKSTLHRLANLGKIPLEIIEVQNGEYVEEDDIVRFEDKYGRVDK